From Solea senegalensis isolate Sse05_10M linkage group LG7, IFAPA_SoseM_1, whole genome shotgun sequence, a single genomic window includes:
- the psmd14 gene encoding 26S proteasome non-ATPase regulatory subunit 14, whose translation MDRLLRLGGGMPGLGQGPPTDAPAVDTAEQVYISSLALLKMLKHGRAGVPMEVMGLMLGEFVDDYTVRVIDVFAMPQSGTGVSVEAVDPVFQAKMLDMLKQTGRPEMVVGWYHSHPGFGCWLSGVDINTQQSFEALSERAVAVVVDPIQSVKGKVVIDAFRLINANMMVLGHEPRQTTSNLGHLNKPSIQALIHGLNRHYYSITINYRKNELEQKMLLNLHKKSWMEGLTLQDYSEHCKLNETIVKEMLELTKNYNKAVEEEDKMTPEQLAIKNVGKQDPKRHLEEHVDVLMTSNIVQCLAAMLDTVVFQ comes from the exons ATGGATCGGCTTCTGAGGCTTGGAGGTGGAATGCCGGGGCTTGGTCAG GGCCCCCCAACAGATGCACCTGCTGTGGACACAGCAGAGCAGGTGTACATCTCTTCTTTGGCCCTGCTCAAG ATGTTGAAGCATGGGCGTGCAGGTGTACCAATGGAAGTCATGGGACTGATGCTGGGAGAGTTTGTTGATGATTACACAGTGCGAGTGATTGATGTGTTTGCCATGCCTCAGTCAGGAACG GGTGTGAGTGTTGAAGCAGTGGATCCTGTGTTCCAGGCCAAGATGTTGGACATGCTGAAGCAGACCGGCAG accagagatgGTGGTTGGGTGGTACCACAGTCACCCTGGCTTTGGCTGTTGGTTGTCCGGCGTTGACATCAATACGCAACAGAGCTTCGAGGCCCTGTCAGAGCGAGCCGTCGCAGTGGTGGTGGATCCCATCCAGAGTGTCAAAGGAAAG GTTGTTATCGATGCCTTCAGATTGATCAACGCCAACATGATGGTTTTGGGTCATGAACCAAGACAAACCACGTCCAACCTGGGGCATTTGAACAAGCCCTCAATCCAG gCTCTGATTCATGGACTTAACAGACATTACTATTCCATCACCATCAATTACAGGAAAAACGAGCTTGAGCAAAAG ATGCTGCTGAACCTGCATAAGAAGAGCTGGATGGAAGGGCTCACCCTGCAGGACTACAGTGAGCACTGCAAGCTCAATGAGACAATTGTCAAAGAAATGCTGGAGCTGACAAAGAACTACAATAAG GCGGTTGAAGAAGAAGATAAGATGACCCCAGAGCAGCTGGCAATCAAGAATGTTGGAAAACAG gatCCCAAGAGGCACTTGGAGGAGCACGTGGATGTTCTAATGACATCTAACATTGTCCAGTGCCTAGCAGCCATGTTGGATACTGTCGTTTTCCAGTGA